The following proteins come from a genomic window of Portunus trituberculatus isolate SZX2019 chromosome 35, ASM1759143v1, whole genome shotgun sequence:
- the LOC123513291 gene encoding uncharacterized protein LOC123513291: MQVLQEFLTQETLMYTEVLQDPRASLVLVVHLERMVMMVGLEEWACVVLQVSLDLMEKTEFLALQDAQRKAMLEMMDTLALLACLDHKAVEGHQAFQVTKVFQGTLPMGLRVQMVSLASLVKMVSQDQGVHLDLKVPRDSLVKE; the protein is encoded by the exons ATGCAGGTCCTCCAGGAATTCCTGACCCAAGAGACACTAATGTATACCGAGGTCCTCCAGGACCCCAGGGCATCACTGGTTCTCGTGGTCCACCTGGAGAGGATGGTAATGATGGTCGGCCTGGAGGAGTGGGCTTGCGTGGTCCTCCAGGTTTCCCTGGACTTGATGGAGAAAACGGAATTCCTGGCTCTCCAGGACGCTCAGAGAAAGGCGATGCTGGAGATGATG GATACCCTGGCTTTATTGGCCTGCCTGGACCACAAGGCCGTAGAGGGCCACCAGGCATTCCAGGTAACAAAGGTCTTCCAGGGGACCCTGCCTATGGGACTAAGGGTGCAGATGGTTTCCCTGGCCAGCCTGGTAAAGATGGTGTCCCAGGACCAAGGGGTTCACCTGGACCTGAAG GTCCCAAGGGATTCCCTGGTCAAGGAGTGA